In Phycisphaerae bacterium RAS1, the genomic window GCTTCTCAGCGCTCCCCGGCCTTACGACGTGCTTTCGCTGATGCATCAGCGCGGCGTCCTCAAATACGCACTTGGTGTCGCGATTGAGGGCACAGACTGGCTGGAACGCCTAGCCCGAATCGAGCGGATTCTCGGCGTCCCGTCCGGCTGGCAGGTGCGGCTGGGGGCATTGTTGCTGTCGGCGTGCATGTCGCCCGATGCTGCCCTTGAGCACGTGGTCCAGTACTGGCAGCTAGAACCCAAGCACGCCGAACGCGTTGCGCTAATCGTGGATTATGCACTCTGTCTCGACCCAACGGCAGCCGAGCCAGCGCCAGGAGCGCCGGACCACATTCCCGACGCGGCGGTGCTGCGCGACGCTCTGCTGCTGCGCTGGCTGTATGAAGCGGATAGTGAAGCGGTGATACCACACTACATGCGCGCCTTAGCGGCTATCCAGGTCGCACCTGATATGTGACGGCGCGATAGTCACGCAACTGTCACCATACTGTCATAATACTGTCACATATCACTGGTATAGTGTGAAGACGCGCCCGAATACCGCAGCGATTGTTGCCTTGCCGGGCCGTGTCACAACCGATCGTCATGGAGGATATATGATCACACTTTCTAAACGCAACGACTCGGCCCGCCCGCGCCGCGCCGGGGTGCAAAGTGTCACGGAATCGTCACATACATGTCTGTAGCGGGCATGAGGCGGAACGCCAATCACATCAGGGGGGTCACATGGGAGTGCCGATGATACATCTCAATCGTATGCGCGTCAGCGCAGACGTAAGCGATGAGGCAAGAGCGAATGGGCCGGCTGTGCTGGCCCCGCAGCTGGCCACCGCCACCAGAGTCGGAACATCGGCAGCGAAGGGACACAGTCGGTGAGCAGCGTCGGCATTCTGCACCCGCTCAGAAGGCCGGCCATGTCGCCGACGCCGAATCTCATTGATCCGAAGGTCGTTCCCTATCACGGTCCGGCTGAGTTGGAGGAGAGCTGGAGACAGTTTGTCCAGACCTACACGCATCAAGGCACCAGCGCCTATAACGCGCGAAACGCCGCGCTTCTCAATGCAGTGGCTTTCGGCGACGGCGGCGCGGCGGCGCTGACGCGCGAGTATTCCGGCGATCCCGATGGGCTCACCCGGCTGCGGCGGAACGTGGAGGACGCCATTCTCACCCTCGGCAATCTCACCGAACGTTTGGCGCCGATGCGGCTGCTGCACAAGACAATTGTCACGAGCCTCCTGGATCAATGGGTGGACGTTCGGACGCAGCATGGCGTTTACGCCTCTCCCACCGGCCCTGGCCTCACGGAGACAGAGCACAGTGCGCTGGCAGCCAGCGCTGCCGCCGCGATCAAATCGCCCGTCGGGGGACTTCTGGCGGGCTCCCTGAGAATGGCGTTCGATCGGATTCTGGGCGCCGAACTACATCGGCTACGCGTCCGTGGCCGGGACGATGAAGAGCGGGTCCCGGTGCTGGTTGAGGACGTGTTTCATCGGACGCTCTTCTCGTACGATCCCAGCCGCGGCGCACAATTCGGGAGCTTTCTTACCGGCGGTATCCGGAACTTCGTGCAGCAGAAACTGCGCCAGCTGAAGGGCGCGGCTCGCGTTCAGCGCAACACCGTATACTCGGTGAACTGGACCGCCGCTGATCGGGCAGCGGCACAACCACCGGATGCAAGAATCTGCGTCACCGAGGATATCGAGCGGCTACGCCAGATGCTCGATTCCCTAGAGCCCTTATCACGACGCATCCTCGAACTACGGTTTGGCCTGGCAGATGGGATCGAGCACACCTACAAGGACATCGGCGCGAAGCTGGGCATAACGCTTCAGAATGCCCAGCAGAGGGTCGAGAGGGCCTTAAGCAGGTGCCGCGAGCACACCGGGGCCGGTACTTCCGGTCCGGGCAACTCTCGATAGGACCGTGGCGGCAGCCGTCGCGGTCGGCCTGAGGCTCGATCTTCATCAAAGTGTCACGGCATTGTCACAATACTGTCACATAAATACCATATGATAAACTGCGTGTGCACGCAAGGTGCGGCATATGTATAGCAATGGAGAGTATTATGATCAGACAGTTACTAATGGCAGCCACAATATGCGTGTTATGTATGCCAGCAACGGACGCGCGCGCCTGGGTACAGCCCGGCGGTGAGCCATTTCTGGATGGACTCGGCGGCAAGTCGGGAGGCGACTGGTGGCGATCAACGTATGGCGGGTTCTATATTGATCACGCCGTCGGAATCTACCCGGGTCCGGTCTGCTCAACCAACATATTGTTTGGCCAGATCGAAGGCGGACCCGAAGCGGGGTACCTGTGCGTCTGGGCGTGCAGCGGCTCAAGCGGGTCGTACTTGATGAGCAATCCGCCGGATGAGGGCGGCACCTGCACCTGCCCGGCCGCGTGCGGCGCTCCATAGTCCATTGGGGCACCGGTCAGCGGCGCACATGCGCCGCGGAGGATCGACCGGATTTGCTGTCACCCGGATGTGATCGTACCTGACGGCACGGCGAACGGGTGACACTACACATACAGGGTGACAATAGACGCGCTGGTAATATATAGACAAGACATGAGCCTGTCAGCACTGAGTCGCCATGCACTGGGCACCGGGTGCGCCGGATGTGAGCGTCGACGATGCGCAGGCCAGACAGCCTTTACACTCGTCGAACTGTCGGTCGTACTGACCATCATTGCCTTACTGGCGGCGTTTATCCTGATTGGCCGGGACCTCATACGCAACGCGGAGCTGCGCGCGATCATTGACGAGCAGGAGAAGCTCGCGCTATCGATTCAGACCTTCCGGCTCAAATACAATGTATGGCCCGGCGACTATGCAGCGGCAAGCAGGGTATGGGGTACCGCCTACGACGGCAACCAGAACGGCGTGATTTCAATCAATATCGATGCCACGGGCGAACACCTGTATCTGTGGCAGCACCTGGCGCTCGCGCACATGATCAGCGGCGAGTATACGGGAATTCCCAATACGCCACCCACCTACGCGCTTCACGAGCCGGGCATCAATCTTTTTCGATCGCGATACGATGCGACCGCAGGTTACGCATTATGGGACAACACGCAGAATGCCCTCGCCGGAGTGCTGTGGCCCTGCCATGCGGGTTCGCGCACCAAGTGCCTGGTGCTGTCGGCGAGACAGGAGCCGGTCAACAGCGTCTGGGCACCCCTGTCGGGTGCCGTGTTCCCGCGCGACGCATGGGCCATCGACGCCAAGATCGACGACGCGATCGCCTACAGCGGCGGCGTGATCGGACTGACGGGCATGACCCGCGACCTTCTTACGGTGTATCCGCCCAACGCCTGTTCCGACGACATCTACGACATGGCGCCCGATCAGAACTACAATTACACGTCAAACCTCTCCGCCTGTACAATGATGTTTGTCCTGGAGCGCTGATAGGATCGCCGGCGAGCCCGTGTCGCAATCGCGATTGTAACACAATTGTCATACAAGGCTGATGTGGTTGTGCTACGGTCGGGCAAGCGACAGGAGATCACATGACAGCACCCAACCCCCTGCATCTTGCCAACACCGCCCAACAGATGGCCCGCTCAGCGCCCGCCTCGGACGCCGTCATCTTCAACAAGGTGGCCATGATTTCGATGGGAGTGATGGCGGCGGCGTCAGTGCTTCAAGTGCTTCAGCCATTCCTGCGCGATCTGAATGGCAAGCGCAGCAAGCAGATGTACGGGGACGACCACGGTCGCGGACGCTGAATGGTTCACTCATCCCACGCAATCTGATCGATGGTCACGGCATTCGGGGCGGCCTGAAGCGATTCCGCGCGGTCCGCTTCTCGAATCCACGGCACACGATGCCGGATGATGCCATCGAACAGCCGCACGGTCGGACGTGCTTCCGAGTTCAGACCTGAGCCGGCAATCCGGACGGTGCGACCGGGCAGGTGCAGCGTGATCCCGTCGTCCGGTGCAAACTCTACCCGCTCAATCCAGGCGTAGCCGATCGCCAGGACATGGCCGTCCTTCTTTCGGAGTTCCAGCATGATCGAGCGGTCGCGCACGCCGCGGAGCCAGCCGAAGCAGCCGAGATTCTCCGCGTCGTCGTGGTCGGGCTCCTCGTTGGAATTGGCGGCGGTCCGGCGCGTGAGCCGGTCGAGCATCCTATCGGTCATAGTCTGGCCGCTCCCTTCCGTACTCACGTTCCGCGCCGCGCGTCCAGGTCGCCACGCCCTCAGCAACACGCTCGCGCGCCATGCGGCTCCTGATCGCCGCGCAGTCGGCCGCAAGCTCGGTCGCGCTCAGCCGCTCGTCGCTGCGGCTGACCGCGGCAAGCAGCGATTCCTTGTCGTCGGTAAACACCAGCGCCTGCTCGCGGCCGCGCGAGGCCGACACATAAAACTGCTCACGGCTCGATGCCGGAAAACTCTGCGACGACTGGCCGATCAACACGCGATCGACGGTTTTGCCCTGGCTCGCGTGGCTGGTAACCACAATGCCATGCGTCAGATGCCCGTAGTGCCGGCCGATGACAAACGCCTTGGCCGGGTTTTTCTCGTCACGCGGCGCGACCAGCAGGTCGCCGTTATCCGTGAATCCCCTCACCCGGAAGATGTCGCCGTTATTGAGCCGGCGCGCGCCGCCCTCGCCGGTGCCGCCTTTGGTGATGCGGATATCATCGCCCGCCGACAGATCGATCTCGGCGCTTCGGAATACCGAGAAACGCTCGGCCTGGTCGAGCGGAAGCGGCCCCTCTCCCACCAGCACGCGCTGTCCCTTGCGAAATCCCTTGGAATTCTGGTGAAACACCAGCACGTCGCCTTGCCGGTAATTGACCGGATCGCGGCGCTCGCCAAGCGTGAGGTTCGCCGGGATCAGTTCCAGGAACCGGCGCTCTTCGCTGCCAATCAGCCCGCGCTTGCGAAGCTGGCTGCGAATCTCCGCGGTGATGCGATTGCCCTCTGCGTGGGTCGGCGACACTACAAGCGCCGATTTGCCCTGCGTCACCGTCTCCACGTACGCCGCGGCGAGCGCGCCGTCGCGCTCCTCGTCGGCCACCTCGCGAATCCAGCCGAGATCGTCGAGCCGGCGGAACCCCTCCTCCGTCCGGTCCTCGCTCAGATCCTTCACGGCGGCCCTGTATTTGTCTTTCTGCCGCTGGATTTCCCTTATCTCCGCCGGCCTGAGTCCCGCCTCCTGTTCCAAAAGGCGCAGCGCCGCGCCGCGCTCAACCGAACCGTGCTGCCTGCGATCCCCGGACAGCACGACACGGGCATCGAGCGCATCCGCCAGCTCGAACACCTCGCGCATGGTCCGCGTGCCCATCTGGCCTGCCTCATCGATCCAGATGACGCCGCCCCTCGCCTCCTGCTGCAACTCGCGGTCGACAAGGAGGCGCGCCACCGTTTCCGCAGTCGGGAAGCCCGCCGCGCGCAGCACGTCGCGGCTTGCGCTCGCCGACGGCGCGAACGCGAGCACCCGCTGCCCGCCGGTCTCGATGGCCTCACGGGCCTCTTCCATCATCGTGGTTTTGCCCGAGCCGGCGACGCCGCGCACCAGGATTACCCGGTCCCTCGATTCGACGACGTGGCGGACGGCGGCTTTCTGGCCGGGATTGAGCCATTCGCGATTGAACCGTGTTAGCCCGGGATTGAGTGGACGGCAAGCGCCGCGCCCGCTGCGGGCGAAAGACAGCATCCGGCTTTCCTCTTCGAGCACCTGCTGTGTGCTGATCATGCGCCGGCCGCGGCGGACGCCGCGAAGCATCGGCTGCTGGCCGACCAGCGATTCAATCGTGCGTTGCGACGCCTTTCCCGTGCCCTGCCTGAGCGCCGCGGTGAGCAGCGTCCGCTCCGGCACCACCGAGGCACGCTCGAAGGTATGCTCGATTGCCCGCTGCACGGCCTCCCGCGCCGCGTCTCCGTTCTCGCCATACCCGGCTTGGCCGATGCGTTTCGCCAGCGCATCGAGATCGCCCGATTCCTTCTCATCGAGCCGCTCCGCCCAGGCGGCTTTCAGTTCAGGCATGGTCAGTTCCTTCGCCTTGCCCGAGCGCGTCTGCGCTCCGAGTGCCGCCTTCGCGTCCGGATCGGTGATGCCCCGCTCGCGCGCGAGCTTTTCGATCCGCGTAGTTCGCCGCGAGAAACCGGCGAGCGTATCCGCGCCGATACCCTTGAGTTCCCATCCTTTCGCGGTGCGCTCCGTCGCAAGCCCCAGCTCTTCCATCCGGCGCGCCAGCCGCGCGTGAAACACCGCCTCGAAGTACGGGGCGTCGCGTTTGAGATCGCCGAATTGCCCGGCCTTCCAGCGTTGCTCTTCGGCGTCGAACGTTGCGTTGAAGGCAAAGCAGTGGGCATGAAGATGCGGGTCGGGAACCCCGTCTTCCGGGCGCGCCGTGAAATGGACGAACTCGCCCCAGACCATGTTGCCGGTAACGCGGTCCTCGTTGCGCCCGCCTGCGCGCACGCGGGCCTTGCTCTCCGCCTCGATGTCCTGCATCGTGTCCTCGACCGAGTCGCGGAACGCCGTCAGGATGCGCTCGTCCTGAGTAATTCCGTAAAGCAGCGACACGCTCTTCGGGCAATGGAAATTGAAGTCATAACCGACGCGGCGATCGGCTTTACGACGTACCGTAAGTGGCTCGCCCGACTGCGGCACGCAATTGTCGCACAGCCGGTCCCAATCCGCCCGATCGACGATTCCGGACAATCCGAGTCGTTTCGCGCCCTCGCCGCGCCAGAAGCCGACCAGTTCCTGGCCCTCGGAGTAGTAATCGGCGGTGCTGTAGTAGCTCTTGGCGCGGGATGCGCTGTTGCTTTGGGTAATGCGAAGCATGGGGCGGCATCCTGCCACAGAACTCCGGCGAATGGGTTAACGACCCATTCGACGACGATTCGCCAGTTCCTCACCCTAAGTATTGCGTCGGTATCGGCAGTTGTTGCAGGGACTTTGCCGTGTATGTGTCATCTTCTTTCCATTGCATGAGGCACATGCGCCCGCGTCCCGCCGGCGAATCAGTCCGGCCACGACAGCGAATCGCCGGGCGCGGCACGGAAGTGCAGGGTTCAGCCTTGCTGTCGGCATCGGCTCGCGGGAGCGTGTCGCCCTTCGTTCGCTATGCACAGCCGGCGCAAGCGGTCGCCCGTTTGCGGGTCGTGCGGCTGGATTGTCCCCTCTTCTTCCGTCGTTTCCCGCATCCTCACGGCCTGATTGAAGGCATCGCTAAAGCCGCCGCCGGTCCGGTCAAGCAGAAAATCGTTTCCCCTGAAGGGACCCACCATTTTCCGCTGTGACCGGTGCGCTTCGCTCGCGCTCGCCCCGCCTGTAGCGGCTTTCTTCCGCGTGCCATCAGGCCGCGATGGTCGCGGCCGGAAACGAAGAAAAGGAGACATCACCATGACCGACACGAACAACACCGCTTCCAAGGCTCCCAGCCACGTCGCCTACCAGGTGCGCGACCGCGAAGGCAAGAAAGGCTTCTGGACCCGCATCGGGGCCGCCTGGCAGCACGCCGACGGCAAGGGCTTCAACATCCAGCTTGAAGTCGTGCCGCTCGACGGCCGCGTAACGCTCCGCGTCGCGACCGAAAAGAAAGACTGATTCGCCAACCCACGGGCGGGCCGCAAGGCCCGCCCATTTCATCGAGAAAGGAATCTCACCATGACACACTTCACTGTCGCCATCATCATCCCTCCGCGTGTTAACGACATCGATGCCTTCATCGTGCATCAGATGGACCCGTTCAGCGAAAATACCGAAGTCGAACCGTACGTCTGCTACACGCCGGAACAGGCTGCCGCGGATATCGCGTCAAGCATCCACCGTCTCGAACTCATCATCAGCCGCAATGAGGACGGCTACGACATCGACAAATGCCGTCAGAACCTTGATGAGTTGCGTAGCACCACGCCTGAGCAACGCTACCAGGAACGGAGCAAGACCTACGAGACCTTCAACGAGAGCGGCGAGCCGCTTTCAACGTACAACCCGGACAGCAAATGGGATTGGTACGTGATCGGCGGACGGTGGGACGGCTGGATCAATGACCTGGAGACCAGCCGGGAGCGGATTGATGACAACATCGCCTCCACCCGCGAGGCCATCGAGCGAAACAAAATCCCGCACGCCATCATCACGCCGGATGGCGAATGGCACGAACGCGGTCAAATGGGCTGGTGGGGAACCCTGCTTACCGAGAACGAGAATTGGGATGAACAGGCCCGCTGCATCTTTGCCGGATTCCCGGATGAGCGCGTCGTCGTCGTCGATGCGCATATATAGGAGGCAACCATGCACACGTCCATTGCGAACCCCTTCTACGCCTCCCGTCACCGTCAACCGCGCCTGTCACGGCGAGATACGCGACCGCTGTACGCGAAGCTCCCGCTTGCCCCGATCAACGCGAGCCCC contains:
- a CDS encoding RNA polymerase sigma factor, yielding MSPTPNLIDPKVVPYHGPAELEESWRQFVQTYTHQGTSAYNARNAALLNAVAFGDGGAAALTREYSGDPDGLTRLRRNVEDAILTLGNLTERLAPMRLLHKTIVTSLLDQWVDVRTQHGVYASPTGPGLTETEHSALAASAAAAIKSPVGGLLAGSLRMAFDRILGAELHRLRVRGRDDEERVPVLVEDVFHRTLFSYDPSRGAQFGSFLTGGIRNFVQQKLRQLKGAARVQRNTVYSVNWTAADRAAAQPPDARICVTEDIERLRQMLDSLEPLSRRILELRFGLADGIEHTYKDIGAKLGITLQNAQQRVERALSRCREHTGAGTSGPGNSR
- the traI_2 gene encoding Multifunctional conjugation protein TraI, coding for MLRITQSNSASRAKSYYSTADYYSEGQELVGFWRGEGAKRLGLSGIVDRADWDRLCDNCVPQSGEPLTVRRKADRRVGYDFNFHCPKSVSLLYGITQDERILTAFRDSVEDTMQDIEAESKARVRAGGRNEDRVTGNMVWGEFVHFTARPEDGVPDPHLHAHCFAFNATFDAEEQRWKAGQFGDLKRDAPYFEAVFHARLARRMEELGLATERTAKGWELKGIGADTLAGFSRRTTRIEKLARERGITDPDAKAALGAQTRSGKAKELTMPELKAAWAERLDEKESGDLDALAKRIGQAGYGENGDAAREAVQRAIEHTFERASVVPERTLLTAALRQGTGKASQRTIESLVGQQPMLRGVRRGRRMISTQQVLEEESRMLSFARSGRGACRPLNPGLTRFNREWLNPGQKAAVRHVVESRDRVILVRGVAGSGKTTMMEEAREAIETGGQRVLAFAPSASASRDVLRAAGFPTAETVARLLVDRELQQEARGGVIWIDEAGQMGTRTMREVFELADALDARVVLSGDRRQHGSVERGAALRLLEQEAGLRPAEIREIQRQKDKYRAAVKDLSEDRTEEGFRRLDDLGWIREVADEERDGALAAAYVETVTQGKSALVVSPTHAEGNRITAEIRSQLRKRGLIGSEERRFLELIPANLTLGERRDPVNYRQGDVLVFHQNSKGFRKGQRVLVGEGPLPLDQAERFSVFRSAEIDLSAGDDIRITKGGTGEGGARRLNNGDIFRVRGFTDNGDLLVAPRDEKNPAKAFVIGRHYGHLTHGIVVTSHASQGKTVDRVLIGQSSQSFPASSREQFYVSASRGREQALVFTDDKESLLAAVSRSDERLSATELAADCAAIRSRMARERVAEGVATWTRGAEREYGRERPDYDR